Proteins from a genomic interval of Syngnathus typhle isolate RoL2023-S1 ecotype Sweden linkage group LG15, RoL_Styp_1.0, whole genome shotgun sequence:
- the fstl4 gene encoding follistatin-related protein 4 isoform X2, giving the protein MATTGRAECVCQEKCRASFVPVCGSDGRFYENHCEVYRTACVERRRIYAVHSKDCFFKGNACTMSEYNRLKSLLLDMKTVPRNPETERNQQRDMEARRALVDTMFKYLDVNQDGRLVGEELEKISMKEHLDDILLHCTMQDLLRYDDYNNDGHLSLHEFYTAFQVVQLSLPEDQRVSVSAVTVGLSAVLTCAIQGTLRPPIIWKRNGVVLNFLDLEDINDFGDDGSLYITKVTTIHMGNYSCHAYGYEDIQQTHVLQVNVPPVILVYPETQAQEPGVSASLHCRADGVPDPKLVWLKNGVELQPRSAKQLALKANASELFIGSVRYEDTGAYTCIAKNEVGVDEDISSLFVEDSAKKTLANILWREEGLSVGNMFYVFSDEGITLLQPGQCEIRRQIKRTERIVATYEEMCPKSEGPSPQRCVWSSAVNVRDKYVYVSQPLQSRLLVVDIQAQRVVQAVATDPFPVKMHYDKSHDQVWVLTWGDMDRTQPTLQVIPQASMGEVHHAIRTSFQRVSDFFIPPTNLIITHVRFAFVFLQDEPAVHKVDLETFRRVKTISLKDYSCVPASMAYTHLSGVYFVQCRGGKAQLLVDAVTDAVVGQNRDLTGRAFVSPDGRYIVTPGNGAGGGAVRLTVQTVSFQGEMRLQQEPEDPVAASDLVYQPSFTASNRYVAVAASDSTADLLFADLSSGHTEVLRGLKEPLGPRSWPWGAPYRVVVSSGPFGQYLLTPSAVSLFILNGKQRTPHCEVSDITRGNTVVWVGEV; this is encoded by the exons GTAACGCGTGTACCATGTCGGAGTACAACCGTCTGAAAAGCTTGCTGCTGGACATGAAGACCGTCCCGAGAAACCCCGAAACGGAACGGAACCAGCAAAGGGACATGGAGGCCAGGCGGGCGCTGGTGGACACCATGTTCAAGTACTTGGACGTCAACCAGGACGGACGACTGGTTGGCGAGGAACTGGAGAAG ATCTCCATGAAAGAGCACCTGGACGACATTTTGCTGCACTGCACCATGCAGGACCTGCTGCGCTACGACGACTACAACAACGACGGACACCTCAGCCTGCACGAGTTCTACACCGCCTTCC AGGTGGTCCAGCTAAGCCTGCCAGAGGACCAACGGGTCAGCGTCTCTGCCGTGACGGTGGGCCTGAGCGCCGTGCTCACCTGCGCTATCCAGGGGACCCTGCGGCCGCCCATCATCTGGAAGAGGAACGGCGTGGTTCTCAACTTCCTGGACCTGGAGGACATCAAT GACTTTGGGGATGACGGCTCGCTGTACATCACCAAGGTGACGACCATTCACATGGGGAACTACAGTTGCCATGCCTACGGATACGAGGACATCCAACAGACGCACGTGCTGCAGGTCAACG TCCCGCCGGTGATCCTGGTGTACCCGGAGACGCAAGCCCAGGAGCCCGGCGTGTCGGCCAGCCTGCACTGCCGCGCCGACGGCGTCCCCGATCCCAAGCTGGTGTGGCTGAAGAACGGCGTGGAGCTGCAGCCGCGCTCTGCCAAGCAGCTTGCTCTCAAAG CTAACGCCAGCGAGCTGTTCATCGGCAGCGTCCGCTACGAGGACACGGGCGCCTACACCTGCATCGCCAAAAACGAGGTGGGCGTGGACGAGGACATCTCCTCGCTGTTTGTGGAAGATTCGGCCAAGAAGACGC TTGCAAACATTCTGTGGCGAGAGGAAG GTCTGAGCGTGGGCAACATGTTCTACGTGTTTTCCGACGAGGGCATCACGTTGCTGCAGCCCGGCCAGTGCGAGATTCGCCGGCAGATCAAGCGCACGGAGAGGATCGTCGCTACATac GAAGAGATGTGCCCCAAAAGCGAGGGGCCGTCCCCCCAGCGCTGCGTGTGGTCGTCGGCGGTCAACGTGCGAGACAAGTACGTCTACGTGAGCCAGCCCCTCCAGAGCCGCCTGCTGGTGGTGGACATCCAAGCGCAGCGGGTGGTGCAG gcCGTCGCGACAGATCCGTTTCCCGTGAAGATGCACTATGACAAGTCACACGACCAAGTGTGGGTGCTAACGTGGGGCGACATGGACCGGACACAACCAACCCTCCAG GTAATTCCTCAAGCCAGCATGGGTGAAGTCCATCACGCCATCCGAACCTCCTTCCAGCGGGTCAGCGACTTCTTCATCCCGCCGACCAACCTCATCATCACTCACGTGAG GTTCGCCTTCGTCTTCCTCCAAGATGAGCCGGCGGTGCACAAGGTGGACCTGGAGACCTTCCGACGCGTCAAGACCATCAGCCTGAAGGACTACAGCTGCGTGCCGGCCAGCATGGCCTACACGCATCTAAGCGGCGTCTACTTTGTCCAGTGCAGAGGCGGAAAAGCCCAGCTTTTGGTGGACGCCGTGACGGACGCGGTGGTGGGACAAAACCGTGACCTCACAGGCCGGGCTTTCGTGTCACCGGACGGCCGCTACATCGTGACGCCCGGCAATGGGGCCGGCGGAGGCGCTGTCCGGTTGACGGTGCAAACCGTCTCCTTCCAGGGGGAGATGCGCCTCCAACAGGAACCAGAGGACCCCGTCGCCGCCTCAGACCTGGTCTACCAGCCCTCCTTCACCGCGTCCAACAGATACGTGGCGGTGGCCGCCTCGGACTCTACCGCGGACCTGCTCTTCGCCGACCTGTCCTCGGGACACACCGAGGTTCTCCGAGGCCTCAAGGAGCCGCTGGGCCCTCGGAGCTGGCCCTGGGGGGCGCCCTACCGGGTGGTGGTCTCCAGCGGCCCGTTTGGACAGTACCTGTTGACACCGTCAGCCGTGTCCCTCTTCATTTTGAACGGCAAACAGAGAACGCCGCACTGTGAGGTGTCGGACATTACGAGGGGCAACACGGTGGTCTGGGTCGGCGAGGTATGa